Within Massilia endophytica, the genomic segment CGGAGCGCACTGAACGCCCGGAGCGCGCCGAGCGCAGCATGCCGAAGAAGGAGCGCGTGCCGCGCGAGTCCGAGCCGGGCATGCAGACCTACCGCATCGAAGTGGGCTACCAGCACGGTGTCAAGCCGGGCAATATCGTGGGGGCGATCGCCAACGAAGGCGGCATCGACTCGAAGTACATCGGCCGCATCGAAATCTACGACGACTTCACGGTGCTGGACATGCCGGACGACCTGAGCGCCGATACCCTGTCCACGCTGGCGGGCATACGCGTGGCAGGCCAGGCGCTGCGCATCAGCCGCGACGGCGAGGCGCCGCCCGCGGCTCCCGCCCCGACGCCGAAAAAGCCCAAGGCGCGCGGCCTGGATGCGGTGGTGGCCGAAGCCGCGCAGGAGGAACAGCCCGCGCCGAAGAAAAAGAAGGAGAAGGCTCCCAAGGGCGAGCTTCGCATGCGGCCCTACCGCGTGGAGGTGGGCAGCAGGCATTCCGCGACGCCGTCGAACCTCGTTGGCGCCATCGCCAACGAGAGCGGCCTGGAAGCGCGCTATATCGGCCGCATCGAGATCTTCGACGACTATTCGATGCTGGAGATGCCGGACGGGATGCCGGACGAGATCTTCAAGCACCTGGGCAAGGTCTGGGTCGGCGGCCAGCAGCTCAAGCTGAGCCTCGCGGACAGCATGCCGCCGGAAACGGCCAAGCATACGCCGCCGAAGAAGCCTGCGCAGGGCAAGGGCAAGAAGAAGTAAGCCTGGCGTAAGGATGCGCACGGCGCCGGTGCGCGGTCCGCACCAGAAGAAGGCCCGGCTGGCGGCGCCATGGCCGCCGCCTCATTCTTGAGCTTGGCTGGCCCGCAATTTGCATGGACGTCTGCATCCATGTCCTGCAAGGCGCCCGATGTTATCGAGAAACGATCTGATCGAGGTTTCAGCGCCGCGGCGCCGGGTCCTGCGCATCCTGTGGATCGACCCTGGCCGCACCGTGGCCTATGTGTTCGACGTCAATGCCGCTGCGGGCGAGGCCGAGCTCGTGCGCCTGCAGGCCCTGCAGGCGGATGTGGAGGAGGGCAGGGCGCGCAGGCTGGACGCCGACCCCTTCCTCGTCATCGTCAACCAGGAGCTCCTGCCCCCCAGGCATATTGCCGTGCGCGAGCGCGCCTGGGCTGTGGTGCAGGCTCTCGCAGGGATGGAACCGGCCATCTACCAGCCGCGCAAGCGCGGCCAGCTGATCGCGGAGTACACGGCGCGGCATGGCATATCGCATCCCACCGTCTACCGCTACTTGCGGCGCTACTGGCAGCGCGGGCAAACCCCCAATGCGCTGCTGCCCGATTACGCGAACTCCGGCGCGCCGGGCAGGACGCGCTCCTGTTCCGAAGGCGTGAAGCGCGGACGGCCGCGCAAGGACGCCGCCTCGCCTGGCGTCAACGTGGACCAGGCGATGCGGCGCATCTTCCGCGTCGCGAGCGCGAGCCATGCCGCCACGGAGCCGCGCTTCTCGCGCCGTGCCGCCTACGAGGCCATGATCCGGGACTTCTTCGGCCTCCGCAGCGTGGACGCCGCAACGCGGCGCGTGCAGCGCGACCCGCCCGGCGGCGACGTGCCCAGCTTCGGCCAGTTCAGCTACTGGCTGGACCAGGATGGATTTCCCGCCCAGCCAGCATTTCCCCTGCCGCTGTCCGCGCAGGCAAGGGTGGCCGCACCCGGCGCGCCCGGCGAAATATTCCATCTGGAAGTGGCATGCGCGGATGTGCAGCTCGTATCGCATGCCGACCGCAGCCTGCTTGCAGGCAGGCCAAACCTGTATGTGGTGAGCGACGCCTTCAGCGGCCTGGTGGCCGGCGTGTATGCCAGCCTGGAGGCGCCGTCATGCCAGCACGCCCTGATGGCCATTGCCAACTGCGCTGCGGACAAGGCAGGCTTCTGCGGGCGCTACGGCCGCAGCATTGATGCGTGCGAGTGGCCGGCCCGGCATCTTCCCGCCGTGCTGCAGGCGGCACCGGAACTGCTGGCGAAGAAGGGAGAAGAGAGCCTGCTCAACAACTTCGGTGTGCGCTGCGTTCCCGCCAGGCCGGCGCCGGGAGCATGGAGGCAAGCGGTGGAGAAGCGCTTCGGTCTGCGCGATGCGGCGGAAGGCCCGCCCGATACCCCCACGCTTGGCCCCCTGGATGCGGCCATCGACATCGGCCAGTTCACGCGCATTGTGATCGACAGCGTGATCGAACATAACCTGGGCCAGCGGGATGGACCTGCGCCGGTGCAGCTCTGGGATTGGGGCCTGCGCCAGCGGGGCTCGCAGCTGCGGCAGTATCCTGAAGAGGTGGTGCGCTGCTGCCTGCTGCCCGTGGCGGAAGCGGCGGTGACCCCCGAAGGCATCTGCCTGCACGGCGCCTATTACAGCTGCGCCCTGGCCGTGGAGCAGCGCTGGTTCGAGCGCGCCCGCAGGCGCGGGCGCTGGCACGTGCGCGTGGCCTATGACGTGGACGATCCCGATACCATCTATCTGCTGGACGCGGCTTCACCGCTGCAGTTCCAGCCCTGCCGCATAAGCCGCCGCAGCCCGCCTGCGCAAGCCTGATTCCTTCATCCCCCCCCAGCAGTCCGCAGCACGCCGCCGGAAGGCCGCGTGCTCTTTTTTTGCATTGCAATGGTGCGCCGCGCCATGCGCCGTTTTTTTCTGGTGAAGAAAAACAAAGTGCATTGAAGTAGGCCTTTCTTCTGCTTGGCTTCTTCGATGACGGCCTGGCCATGAAACATGTTTATTCGGTTGAAAAAAAGAGTGCTTTCGCATCTGCCGTGGCATGCCGATTGCTTTGGTACAGGTAAGCAAGTGGCACTGCCAGGTTTTTCCAATAGAAGATGAGGAAGCAGATGCAAAGTCCAAACACACGGCGCGCATTCCTGCACCGCGCCGCCGCAGTAGGTGGAACAGGGCTCCTGTTGAATACCCTGGATGCGTGGGGAATGGGAATCGCCTCCCGCATCACGGCGCCTCCGCTCCTGAGCGGCAGCGGCAAGGGAAAGTCGGTCGTCATCCTGGGCGCCGGCCTGGCGGGCATGACGGCAGCCTATGAGTTGAACAAGCTCGGTTACCGCGTGCAGCTGCTGGAAGCGCGCCGCTTTGCGGGCGGCCGGTGCCAGACGGCGCGCAAGGGCTTCACGCTGACGGAGCTGGGCGGCGAACCCCAGCGCTGCGAATTCGACGAAGGCCACTATATCAACCACGGGCCATGGCGCATTCCCCTGCACCACCAGTCCACGCTGCATTACACGCGCGAGTTTGCCGTGCCGCTGGAGGTCATGGTGAACGACAACGACCATGCCTTCGTCTATCTCGAGAATGGCGGGCCGCTGTCGCGCCGGCGCCTGCGTCCGGCGCAGATCAAGGCCGACATGCGCGGCCATGTGGCCGAACTGCTTGCCAAATCGGTCCAGGACCATACGCTGGACCGGAAGCTGAGCGAGGACGACCAGCGCCTCCTGCTGGACTATCTCGTGCACGAAGGACAGCTCGACAGCGGGGACCTGCGCTACAAGGGCCGCAGCGGCAGGGGCTACGCCGTCAATCCGGGCGCCGGCATGAATCCCGGGCCTGGCCTGGCGTCGGACCCTTTGGGCTTCCGCGACCTGCTCGCCTCCCACGTGAGCAATGTGTACAGCGCGGTACAGGACTTCCCGATGCAGAACACCATGTTCCAGCCTGTGG encodes:
- a CDS encoding Mu transposase C-terminal domain-containing protein, with the translated sequence MLSRNDLIEVSAPRRRVLRILWIDPGRTVAYVFDVNAAAGEAELVRLQALQADVEEGRARRLDADPFLVIVNQELLPPRHIAVRERAWAVVQALAGMEPAIYQPRKRGQLIAEYTARHGISHPTVYRYLRRYWQRGQTPNALLPDYANSGAPGRTRSCSEGVKRGRPRKDAASPGVNVDQAMRRIFRVASASHAATEPRFSRRAAYEAMIRDFFGLRSVDAATRRVQRDPPGGDVPSFGQFSYWLDQDGFPAQPAFPLPLSAQARVAAPGAPGEIFHLEVACADVQLVSHADRSLLAGRPNLYVVSDAFSGLVAGVYASLEAPSCQHALMAIANCAADKAGFCGRYGRSIDACEWPARHLPAVLQAAPELLAKKGEESLLNNFGVRCVPARPAPGAWRQAVEKRFGLRDAAEGPPDTPTLGPLDAAIDIGQFTRIVIDSVIEHNLGQRDGPAPVQLWDWGLRQRGSQLRQYPEEVVRCCLLPVAEAAVTPEGICLHGAYYSCALAVEQRWFERARRRGRWHVRVAYDVDDPDTIYLLDAASPLQFQPCRISRRSPPAQA
- a CDS encoding flavin monoamine oxidase family protein produces the protein MGIASRITAPPLLSGSGKGKSVVILGAGLAGMTAAYELNKLGYRVQLLEARRFAGGRCQTARKGFTLTELGGEPQRCEFDEGHYINHGPWRIPLHHQSTLHYTREFAVPLEVMVNDNDHAFVYLENGGPLSRRRLRPAQIKADMRGHVAELLAKSVQDHTLDRKLSEDDQRLLLDYLVHEGQLDSGDLRYKGRSGRGYAVNPGAGMNPGPGLASDPLGFRDLLASHVSNVYSAVQDFPMQNTMFQPVGGMDAIAKAFEKRVGRFIRYQSEVQTIRHGENKVIVGYKDTESGRQHSAVADYCLCAIPLSVLRMIDTDFSGKFKAAVKSVSYAPVGKIGLQMKRRFWEEDEHIYGGHVFTDLKGINTISLPSSQWQKRKGVLLGYYNYQTAAIEISAMTPAERAEFALAAGEKIFPAYRESFEKAFSVAWHRVQYNLGGWAEWSEEARRSAYPVLLEGEGRVLLAGEHLSYLTGWQAGAIESAWQQLARIHERASA